A stretch of Desulfitobacterium dichloroeliminans LMG P-21439 DNA encodes these proteins:
- a CDS encoding DedA family protein gives MEFLQTVIDIFIHLDKHLGEIISAYGLWTYLILFLIIFAETGLVVTPFLPGDSLLFVAGTFAAAGALDIKILFFLLLGAAVLGDTVNYEIGRYLGPKVFSKEIRFLNHENLLKTQKFYQKHGGKTIIIARFLPIIRTFAPFVAGVGAMKYMRFLSYNLIGALLWVTVALFGGFFFGNLPFVRDNFTLVIFAIIGTSAIPPVYAYLKSWLQKRAQERIGANNE, from the coding sequence TTGGAATTTTTACAAACTGTGATTGATATATTCATTCATTTGGACAAGCATCTTGGTGAAATTATTAGTGCCTATGGATTATGGACGTATCTCATACTTTTTTTGATTATTTTTGCGGAAACGGGATTGGTTGTGACTCCGTTTCTTCCCGGAGATTCTTTGCTTTTTGTGGCGGGGACTTTTGCCGCTGCTGGGGCATTGGATATTAAGATTTTGTTTTTCTTACTTCTGGGGGCTGCTGTCCTTGGCGACACTGTCAATTACGAGATCGGACGCTACCTTGGGCCCAAGGTATTCTCAAAGGAAATACGTTTCCTTAATCATGAGAATCTGCTGAAGACGCAGAAGTTCTATCAAAAACACGGGGGAAAGACCATTATCATTGCCCGTTTTCTACCCATCATTCGGACCTTTGCTCCCTTTGTGGCAGGTGTCGGCGCCATGAAGTATATGCGATTTCTTTCTTACAATCTCATCGGAGCCCTCTTATGGGTTACGGTCGCCCTTTTCGGAGGCTTTTTCTTTGGCAATTTGCCCTTCGTGCGAGATAACTTCACTCTAGTGATTTTTGCAATCATCGGAACATCGGCAATACCGCCGGTTTATGCTTATCTTAAAAGCTGGTTGCAGAAGAGAGCGCAGGAAAGAATAGGCGCTAACAACGAGTAG
- a CDS encoding DNA polymerase IV, which yields MSKHIIFHIDVNSAYLSWEAAYRLQQGDSLDLRSVPSVVGGDPLTRHGIVLAKSIPAKKYDIKTGETLYSALSKCPDLIIAKPNYLLFRQCSQALGDILKEYSPLIQQFSVDEYFVDFTSLDQLWGDPLKAAYLIKDRVKNELGFTVNIGISTNKLLAKMASEFQKPDKVHTLFSEEIPEKMWPLPIEELFMVGRATSQKLLSRNIKTIGDLAHTDPRILRTTLKSHGILIWNYAHGIENSPVRPGGRVKVKGMGNSTTLPFDVDSRKEAHLVLLSLVETVSARLRHDQYFAQLVAVSFRTHEFLSYSHQRKISHPTDCTNEIWEIACELFDELWKGQPLRHMGVRVSELCHNDFLQLSFFERDYEKDRKIDQTIDVIRERFGSHSIMRSSYLHSGLKAMTGGVIAEEEYPMMTSLL from the coding sequence TTGAGCAAACATATTATCTTTCATATTGATGTGAATTCGGCGTATCTTTCTTGGGAAGCAGCTTACCGACTCCAGCAAGGGGATTCCTTGGATTTAAGGAGCGTCCCTTCTGTAGTGGGAGGAGATCCGTTGACCCGGCATGGTATTGTCTTAGCCAAATCTATACCTGCTAAAAAATACGATATCAAAACCGGAGAAACCTTATATTCTGCTCTCTCTAAATGTCCGGACCTGATTATTGCCAAGCCTAATTATCTCCTCTTTCGCCAATGCAGCCAAGCTTTAGGAGATATTTTAAAAGAGTATTCCCCTCTCATCCAGCAATTCTCCGTGGATGAATACTTTGTGGATTTCACCTCGCTGGATCAGCTTTGGGGAGATCCCCTTAAGGCGGCCTATCTCATCAAGGATCGGGTTAAGAACGAACTGGGCTTTACAGTGAATATCGGTATCTCTACCAATAAGTTATTGGCAAAAATGGCCTCGGAATTCCAAAAGCCCGACAAGGTCCATACTCTATTTTCTGAGGAAATCCCCGAAAAAATGTGGCCCCTACCCATCGAAGAGCTCTTCATGGTGGGAAGAGCAACCTCCCAAAAGCTTCTCTCGCGCAATATTAAAACCATTGGCGACCTGGCACACACCGATCCGCGCATCTTAAGAACAACTCTAAAAAGCCATGGCATCCTGATTTGGAATTATGCCCATGGGATTGAAAATTCCCCCGTTCGACCCGGCGGCCGCGTGAAAGTCAAAGGTATGGGCAATTCCACCACCCTGCCCTTCGATGTGGATAGTCGCAAGGAAGCTCACCTGGTCCTGCTCTCCCTTGTAGAAACCGTCAGCGCTCGTTTAAGACATGATCAGTATTTCGCCCAACTTGTAGCCGTTTCCTTTCGAACCCATGAATTTCTCTCATATTCTCATCAACGAAAAATCTCCCACCCCACAGACTGTACCAACGAAATCTGGGAGATCGCTTGTGAGCTCTTCGATGAGTTATGGAAGGGTCAACCCCTAAGACATATGGGCGTTCGGGTCTCTGAGCTTTGTCATAATGATTTTCTACAGTTATCCTTCTTCGAAAGGGACTATGAGAAGGATCGGAAAATCGATCAGACCATCGACGTGATTCGAGAGCGCTTTGGCTCTCATTCCATCATGCGTTCTTCTTATCTTCACTCCGGCCTCAAGGCCATGACCGGAGGGGTAATAGCCGAAGAGGAATATCCCATGATGACCAGTTTACTTTAA